From a single Thermoleophilia bacterium genomic region:
- the rimP gene encoding ribosome maturation factor RimP, producing the protein MRESRDELESSIAAALAVSHPDVEVVDLEARGGHNATLTLFIDRPGGVDLELCAAVSTALDGFRDRYVLEVSSPGLNRRLRKPTHFAAVVGCEVVVKTTSAIDGRRNFRGVLLVAESDSITLELEQGERVALPLAAIARANAVYDFANDGGHRE; encoded by the coding sequence ATGAGGGAGAGCAGAGACGAGCTTGAAAGCAGCATCGCGGCCGCACTAGCGGTGTCGCATCCGGATGTCGAGGTCGTCGACCTCGAGGCACGGGGCGGACACAACGCGACGTTGACTCTTTTCATCGATCGTCCCGGCGGTGTCGATCTCGAGCTTTGCGCGGCTGTGAGCACGGCGCTCGACGGTTTCCGTGATCGTTACGTGCTCGAGGTCTCGTCGCCTGGTCTCAACAGGCGCCTGCGCAAGCCGACGCACTTCGCGGCCGTCGTCGGTTGCGAGGTGGTCGTCAAGACGACATCGGCGATCGACGGGCGTCGCAACTTCAGAGGCGTGTTGCTTGTCGCAGAGTCAGACTCCATTACGTTGGAGCTGGAGCAAGGGGAGCGCGTTGCACTGCCGCTCGCGGCTATAGCCAGAGCCAACGCGGTGTACGACTTCGCGAACGACGGAGGCCATCGTGAGTAG
- a CDS encoding L,D-transpeptidase — protein MKPSLRIAIALVIATALALGVAAAGYGVVQARASGGTPRQALAPVATPSPSNSSVPEPTYERWTVGKVLARTTVYKRPDTTAGVTTKLSKTNANGYPTLVLVDTVRVVDDVTWYRVWLAIRPNGSRGWIREGTLGFFTTASKIVIDLSDRSLAVYRRGQKVKSFPVAVGRPGLETPTGFFFINQKLKPPSSGGAYGVLAMGISAFQPKLPDWPQGGPVAIHGTNQDELIGQAVSHGCVRMHNKDVLAVSKLVPAGSPVVIQE, from the coding sequence ATGAAACCGTCGCTGCGTATCGCCATCGCTCTCGTCATTGCCACCGCCCTGGCTTTGGGCGTGGCGGCTGCCGGGTACGGCGTGGTTCAGGCACGCGCATCCGGCGGGACGCCGCGACAGGCGCTGGCGCCGGTGGCGACGCCGTCGCCCTCCAATTCGTCGGTTCCGGAGCCCACGTACGAGCGCTGGACGGTTGGCAAAGTCCTCGCGCGGACCACGGTGTACAAACGACCAGACACTACGGCCGGCGTCACCACGAAGCTCTCCAAGACCAACGCGAATGGGTATCCAACGCTGGTCTTGGTCGACACCGTGAGGGTGGTGGATGATGTCACGTGGTATCGCGTGTGGCTGGCGATTCGCCCCAACGGCAGCAGGGGATGGATTCGCGAGGGTACTCTGGGGTTCTTCACCACTGCATCGAAGATCGTCATAGACCTCTCGGATCGTTCGTTGGCGGTGTATCGGCGCGGGCAGAAGGTGAAGAGCTTCCCTGTGGCCGTCGGACGCCCTGGCCTGGAGACGCCGACCGGATTCTTCTTCATCAATCAGAAGCTCAAGCCGCCGTCGTCCGGAGGCGCGTACGGCGTGTTGGCGATGGGCATCAGCGCCTTTCAGCCGAAACTGCCGGATTGGCCGCAGGGCGGTCCCGTGGCGATACACGGCACCAACCAGGATGAGCTCATCGGCCAGGCGGTCAGCCACGGCTGTGTGCGCATGCACAACAAGGACGTGCTCGCGGTCAGCAAGCTTGTCCCTGCCGGGAGTCCGGTGGTCATTCAGGAGTAG
- a CDS encoding LemA family protein: MTTAILVILVLLVALGVIIALIYNGLVTRRNRVDNSWSQIDVQLKRRYDLIPNLVEAVKDYMAYEQETLTRVTEARNAAISAGARGPQAQAQAENALSETLKSLFAIVENYPELKANQNVMSLQEELTATENKIAFARQFYNDSVLTYNNKIQTVPSNIIAGMFNFLPRQFFEAPVSEREVPRVNLR; encoded by the coding sequence GTGACCACCGCCATCCTCGTCATCCTCGTCCTGCTCGTTGCGCTGGGCGTGATCATCGCGCTCATTTACAACGGCTTGGTGACCCGGCGCAACCGCGTCGACAACTCGTGGAGCCAAATCGACGTCCAGCTCAAGCGCCGCTACGACCTCATCCCCAACCTCGTCGAAGCGGTCAAGGACTACATGGCTTACGAGCAGGAGACCCTGACCCGCGTAACCGAGGCGCGCAACGCCGCCATCAGCGCCGGCGCGCGCGGGCCGCAAGCGCAAGCGCAAGCCGAGAACGCGCTGTCGGAGACGCTGAAGTCGCTCTTTGCGATCGTCGAGAACTACCCGGAGCTCAAGGCCAACCAGAACGTCATGAGCCTGCAAGAGGAGCTCACCGCGACCGAGAACAAGATCGCTTTCGCGCGGCAGTTCTACAACGACAGCGTGCTCACGTACAACAACAAGATCCAAACGGTACCGAGCAACATCATCGCCGGCATGTTCAACTTCCTCCCTCGCCAGTTCTTCGAAGCGCCGGTCAGCGAGCGCGAAGTCCCCAGAGTCAATCTGCGCTAG
- a CDS encoding M48 family metalloprotease has translation MYEQINRNRRASWLLLGIAVALLAALGYVFGLAYFGRQEGALGFLGVFGVIAIAWSVIAYYTGGRMVLAVSGAHQVSHDDEPQLFNVVEEMTIAAGLPQVPGVYLIEDDSPNAFATGRDPEHAAVAVTRGLLRLLNREELQGVLAHEIAHVRNYDIRFATLVGVIVGMIALVADFFLRSSFWGGLGRRRSNDPGGIIMFGLAVLMAILAPLAAYLVQLAVSRRREYLADASAAELTRNPVGLARALQKIATAPQVLRRANRATAHLYIANPMRKVRQKSGIFDTHPPIEKRIDVLLSIAGVGRDALLPQDTAPSDEAGTGPWMPGAPTAPAPPPPMAP, from the coding sequence ATGTACGAACAGATCAACAGGAATCGACGCGCCTCTTGGCTACTCCTCGGCATCGCCGTGGCGCTTCTGGCGGCGCTGGGCTACGTCTTTGGCCTCGCCTATTTCGGCCGCCAGGAGGGAGCGCTGGGCTTCCTGGGAGTCTTCGGCGTAATCGCCATCGCCTGGAGCGTCATCGCCTACTACACCGGCGGCCGTATGGTGCTCGCTGTCAGTGGTGCCCACCAAGTGTCCCACGACGACGAGCCACAGCTCTTCAACGTGGTCGAAGAGATGACGATCGCGGCCGGCCTACCGCAGGTCCCGGGGGTGTACCTCATCGAAGACGACTCCCCCAACGCGTTCGCCACGGGGCGCGACCCGGAGCACGCTGCCGTCGCCGTCACGCGCGGACTGCTGCGACTACTCAACCGGGAGGAGTTGCAGGGCGTACTCGCACATGAGATCGCGCACGTGCGCAACTACGACATTCGCTTTGCCACGCTGGTCGGCGTCATCGTCGGCATGATCGCACTGGTCGCCGACTTCTTCCTGCGCTCGAGCTTCTGGGGCGGACTCGGACGGCGGCGCAGCAACGACCCCGGCGGCATCATCATGTTCGGCCTCGCTGTGCTCATGGCCATCCTCGCGCCCCTGGCCGCCTATCTCGTGCAACTCGCCGTCTCGCGGCGTCGCGAGTATCTCGCCGACGCCTCGGCGGCGGAGCTCACGCGGAACCCTGTGGGCTTGGCTCGCGCCCTGCAGAAGATCGCGACGGCGCCGCAGGTCCTGCGCCGCGCCAATCGCGCAACAGCCCACCTGTACATCGCCAACCCCATGCGCAAGGTGCGACAGAAGAGCGGCATCTTCGACACCCATCCGCCGATCGAGAAGCGGATCGATGTGCTGCTGAGTATCGCTGGAGTCGGCCGCGACGCCCTTCTGCCACAAGACACCGCCCCCAGCGATGAGGCGGGCACGGGACCATGGATGCCTGGCGCGCCTACGGCGCCTGCTCCTCCGCCCCCGATGGCGCCGTAG
- a CDS encoding tetratricopeptide repeat protein, which produces MSEPTSSSEPAFEQESEAYDLFQRGMRYLEQRHPAQAAMLLRRALRLEPSKNSIREGLAQAEYAMGKHEEAAALFTEMVGAAPDDDYGQYCLGRCLIALGRVEEARAHLRLARALKPGSPLYREQLEALDADR; this is translated from the coding sequence GTGAGCGAGCCGACGTCTTCGTCCGAGCCGGCGTTCGAGCAGGAGAGCGAGGCGTACGACCTGTTCCAGCGCGGCATGCGCTATCTGGAGCAGCGGCACCCCGCCCAGGCGGCCATGCTGCTGCGCCGAGCGCTGCGACTCGAGCCGAGCAAGAACTCGATCCGCGAGGGTCTCGCCCAGGCGGAGTACGCGATGGGGAAACACGAAGAGGCGGCGGCGCTGTTCACGGAGATGGTCGGCGCCGCGCCGGACGACGACTACGGGCAGTATTGCCTGGGGCGTTGCCTCATCGCGCTCGGGCGCGTGGAGGAGGCGCGCGCGCACCTGCGGCTGGCGCGCGCCCTCAAGCCTGGTTCGCCGCTGTATCGCGAACAGCTCGAGGCGCTGGACGCCGATCGCTAG
- a CDS encoding HDIG domain-containing protein: MSADARAAVMAAMEARVTNPHTRRHMLATEAIMRGVARRLATDPEVWGLAGLAHDLDVDETMDDFSRHGAVAAAALRELGVPEAVAHAVAAHNPETGATMDNPLDVALFASDQLSGLITAAALVRPDKDLAGVQLKSLRKRYRETAFARGVDREAIARCAELGFELDEFMSIGLAAMQAARDELGLNGEGSGA, encoded by the coding sequence ATGAGTGCCGACGCGCGCGCCGCTGTGATGGCGGCTATGGAGGCGCGCGTCACCAATCCGCACACGCGCCGTCACATGCTGGCTACCGAGGCGATCATGCGCGGTGTCGCGCGGCGACTGGCGACCGATCCTGAGGTGTGGGGACTGGCCGGACTGGCGCACGACCTCGACGTCGACGAGACGATGGACGACTTCTCGCGCCATGGGGCGGTTGCCGCCGCGGCACTGAGAGAGCTGGGCGTCCCCGAAGCTGTTGCGCACGCCGTCGCTGCTCACAACCCTGAGACTGGTGCCACCATGGACAATCCGTTGGATGTGGCGCTGTTCGCGTCCGATCAACTCAGTGGCCTCATCACCGCCGCTGCCTTGGTGCGTCCAGACAAGGACCTCGCCGGCGTGCAGCTCAAGTCGCTGCGCAAGCGCTATCGCGAGACGGCCTTCGCGCGTGGCGTCGATCGCGAGGCCATCGCGCGCTGCGCCGAGCTCGGCTTCGAACTCGACGAGTTCATGAGCATCGGTCTGGCCGCGATGCAGGCCGCGCGCGATGAGCTTGGCCTGAACGGCGAAGGCTCGGGCGCGTGA
- the coaBC gene encoding bifunctional phosphopantothenoylcysteine decarboxylase/phosphopantothenate--cysteine ligase CoaBC translates to MESTSSRSAAAGRSVLVGVTGGIAAYKSVEFVRLLLKNGIDCRVVMTPAATRFVAPLTFAAVSQRSVLDDEVAWRADGGWFEHIDAARDAEVMVVAPATANTIGKLAGGIADNLLCATALAFRGALIVAPAMNWAMYEHPATRANLEVLAARGVEIIAGEPGELACGEVGGGRMAEPATLVLAVRRALRRVAAGPFVGKRVVITAGGTREAIDAVRYVGNRSSGKMGRAVADEAYLRGAEVVLVTTRPHPAPYAVVAVESASDMAAAVRRETAAAVVVGVAAVADFRPATPVAGKIERTGRETLSLDLVRTPDVLGEAAASGAVRVAFAAEAGPQLERARAKRIEKGAELLVFNDVTAPGIGMDADDNEITIIGAQREVHVPRASKSVCASAILDEIETVLAAR, encoded by the coding sequence TTGGAGAGCACGTCCTCACGCTCCGCGGCCGCCGGCCGCTCGGTGCTGGTGGGGGTCACCGGCGGTATTGCCGCGTACAAGAGCGTCGAATTCGTCCGCCTGCTGCTCAAGAACGGCATTGACTGCCGCGTCGTCATGACGCCCGCGGCGACGCGGTTCGTGGCGCCGCTCACGTTCGCTGCCGTCTCTCAGAGAAGTGTGCTCGACGACGAAGTCGCTTGGCGGGCGGACGGCGGCTGGTTCGAACATATCGACGCCGCCCGTGACGCCGAGGTCATGGTTGTCGCGCCGGCGACGGCGAACACGATCGGCAAACTCGCCGGCGGGATCGCCGACAACCTTCTCTGCGCCACGGCTCTGGCCTTTCGTGGCGCGTTGATCGTTGCTCCGGCGATGAATTGGGCGATGTACGAGCATCCAGCGACGCGCGCCAATCTCGAGGTGCTCGCGGCGCGCGGCGTCGAGATCATCGCCGGCGAGCCGGGAGAGTTGGCCTGCGGCGAGGTGGGCGGTGGTCGTATGGCCGAGCCGGCGACGCTTGTGCTGGCCGTGCGTCGCGCGCTGCGGCGGGTCGCGGCGGGTCCTTTCGTGGGCAAACGGGTGGTGATCACCGCCGGAGGGACGCGCGAGGCCATAGATGCGGTGCGGTACGTCGGTAACCGCTCGAGCGGGAAGATGGGCCGCGCGGTCGCCGACGAGGCGTACCTGCGCGGCGCTGAGGTCGTGCTCGTCACCACGCGCCCGCATCCGGCTCCGTACGCCGTCGTTGCCGTGGAGAGCGCCTCCGACATGGCCGCAGCTGTGCGTCGTGAGACGGCGGCCGCTGTGGTGGTGGGTGTCGCCGCGGTGGCCGACTTCCGGCCGGCGACACCCGTGGCCGGCAAGATCGAGCGTACCGGGCGCGAGACGCTGAGCTTGGATCTGGTGCGCACGCCCGACGTCCTCGGCGAGGCCGCCGCCAGCGGCGCCGTGCGTGTCGCCTTCGCCGCGGAGGCCGGGCCTCAGCTCGAGCGCGCTCGCGCCAAGCGTATCGAGAAGGGCGCCGAACTTCTCGTCTTCAACGACGTCACGGCGCCCGGCATCGGCATGGATGCCGACGACAACGAGATCACGATCATTGGCGCGCAGAGGGAGGTTCACGTGCCGCGAGCGAGCAAGTCGGTGTGCGCGAGCGCCATTCTGGACGAGATCGAGACCGTGCTGGCCGCGCGATGA
- the rpoZ gene encoding DNA-directed RNA polymerase subunit omega codes for MDKPRIDELLPYAGGSRYGLVMIAAKRARQINDYYRSSAESIMGIQDITPPLISTGSTNLLTIAFEEIVDGKIEYQAPD; via the coding sequence GTGGACAAGCCTCGCATCGACGAGCTGCTGCCGTACGCGGGCGGGTCGCGCTACGGGCTCGTCATGATCGCCGCCAAGCGGGCGCGTCAGATCAACGACTACTATCGAAGCTCCGCTGAGAGCATCATGGGCATCCAGGATATTACGCCGCCGCTCATCAGCACGGGGAGTACGAATCTCCTCACGATCGCTTTCGAGGAGATCGTCGACGGCAAGATCGAGTACCAGGCTCCCGACTGA
- the gmk gene encoding guanylate kinase, which yields MSAIAKVFVISGPSGAGKGTIMELVCARLGRLVKSVSATTRTPRPGEQDGREYHFLSREAFQRSVAAGEFLESVQYNGEHYGTLRSEVEDKLAADDDVVLEIELEGARAVRAAMPGAVALFIAPPTMAVLGERLRGRGTECDDEIACRLEIAATELAAAHEFDYVIVNDDAERAAAEVAAIIEDRRRGS from the coding sequence GTGAGCGCCATCGCCAAGGTGTTCGTCATCTCAGGGCCATCCGGCGCTGGGAAGGGAACGATCATGGAGCTCGTCTGTGCCCGTCTGGGACGACTCGTTAAGTCGGTCTCGGCAACCACGCGAACACCGCGTCCGGGCGAGCAGGATGGGCGCGAGTACCATTTCCTCAGTCGCGAAGCGTTCCAGCGGAGCGTAGCGGCAGGCGAGTTCCTTGAGTCGGTGCAGTACAATGGTGAGCACTACGGGACTCTGCGCTCCGAGGTCGAAGACAAACTTGCGGCCGACGACGACGTAGTCCTCGAGATCGAGCTCGAGGGGGCGCGAGCCGTACGCGCGGCAATGCCGGGAGCCGTGGCGCTCTTCATCGCGCCGCCTACCATGGCCGTGCTCGGCGAACGCTTACGTGGCCGTGGAACGGAATGCGACGACGAGATCGCTTGCCGCCTGGAGATCGCGGCCACCGAGTTGGCGGCCGCGCACGAGTTCGACTATGTGATTGTCAACGACGATGCAGAACGAGCGGCCGCCGAAGTGGCCGCCATCATCGAAGATCGGAGAAGGGGGAGCTAG
- the mihF gene encoding integration host factor, actinobacterial type produces the protein MSATARQFNSAPERSLDQRMDALARANEVRSQRAALKTALKHGDVNLRDVLDDPPSYLLTAKVLDLLTAAPKRGPKKAARIMERCRISPSKTVGGLSERQRAELLAQLDG, from the coding sequence ATGTCCGCGACCGCCAGGCAGTTCAATTCAGCACCCGAGCGCTCTCTCGATCAGCGCATGGATGCTTTGGCGCGCGCCAACGAAGTTCGCAGTCAGCGTGCCGCTCTCAAGACGGCGCTCAAGCACGGAGACGTCAATCTGCGCGACGTGCTCGATGATCCGCCGAGCTATCTCCTTACCGCCAAGGTGCTCGATCTCTTGACGGCGGCGCCGAAGCGCGGACCCAAGAAGGCGGCGCGCATCATGGAACGCTGTCGCATCAGTCCAAGCAAGACGGTTGGCGGTCTGTCGGAGCGTCAGCGCGCCGAGCTGCTCGCCCAGCTCGACGGGTGA
- a CDS encoding dihydroorotate dehydrogenase, which yields MPRDVAVDLRVELGGLALEHPLMDASGTFDVLETAARYEGDFFADFPFAAYVPKTVTLEPRAGNPGPRVTETAGGMINAIGLENPGVDAFIRGFADWAHLRQPTIMSVGGSAPEQYAEVVRRVEEHLASAAPGTAPRIEGYELNISCPNVATGLQIGADPGATAATVAAVRAETKRFLLAKLTPNVTDVTEPARAAVAAGADGVSLVNTFKAMVLDRQTLRPFLGNRTGGLCGPAIKPIALRMVAEVAESLPDVPIVGMGGVTTGLDVLEYIACGATAVAVGTGNFLGVEVPGRIVDELRAELVARGLTSPLAARGVALGGTAVSSSSCSEKPS from the coding sequence ATGCCGCGGGATGTCGCCGTCGACTTGCGCGTCGAGCTCGGCGGCTTGGCGCTGGAACATCCCCTGATGGATGCATCGGGCACGTTCGACGTGCTCGAGACCGCGGCGCGCTACGAGGGCGACTTCTTCGCCGATTTTCCCTTCGCCGCGTATGTTCCCAAGACCGTGACCCTGGAGCCACGCGCCGGGAACCCCGGACCGCGAGTCACGGAGACGGCCGGCGGCATGATCAACGCGATCGGTCTCGAGAACCCCGGCGTCGATGCGTTCATTCGGGGATTCGCGGATTGGGCGCACCTGCGGCAACCGACGATCATGAGTGTGGGCGGTAGCGCCCCGGAGCAATATGCCGAGGTGGTGCGGCGTGTCGAAGAGCATCTTGCGAGCGCGGCGCCGGGGACCGCACCGCGCATCGAGGGCTACGAGCTCAACATCTCTTGCCCGAACGTCGCGACGGGTCTGCAGATCGGCGCCGATCCGGGCGCCACGGCGGCGACCGTCGCCGCTGTTCGCGCCGAGACGAAGCGGTTCCTTCTGGCGAAGCTGACACCGAATGTTACCGACGTGACCGAGCCGGCGCGCGCTGCGGTCGCCGCGGGTGCGGACGGCGTCTCGCTGGTCAACACGTTCAAGGCCATGGTCCTGGATCGCCAGACTCTGCGCCCATTCCTCGGCAATCGTACCGGCGGGCTCTGTGGTCCCGCGATCAAGCCGATTGCGCTACGCATGGTCGCCGAGGTCGCGGAGTCTCTGCCGGACGTGCCGATCGTCGGCATGGGTGGTGTGACGACCGGTTTGGATGTTCTCGAGTACATCGCTTGCGGCGCGACTGCGGTGGCGGTGGGCACAGGCAACTTCCTTGGCGTCGAGGTGCCGGGCCGCATTGTTGACGAGTTGCGCGCCGAACTCGTTGCGCGCGGTCTGACGTCGCCGCTTGCGGCGCGTGGTGTGGCGCTCGGGGGCACTGCGGTCTCTTCTTCGTCCTGCTCCGAAAAACCCAGCTAG
- a CDS encoding dihydroorotate dehydrogenase electron transfer subunit, translating to MPEALEMTCASGNQLAETSRCRVLESRAMGRFVLLRLQAPRIAACASPGQFVMVDVPDGDFHLRRPVSLFSVHDERITLLIEVRGVGTARLAQLAAGASVSLAGPLGSGFPLEGVTTALLIGGGIGCAPLQYLGDALVARGVAVSAAFGVRDAQVAELLHAFDVPRLVVASEDGSVGVRGTVIDALATMDVPAETVVYSCGPSGMIRAVRDWCAARHLEGYASLEAHMACGTGACHGCVVETARGRLRVCAEGPVFPLGEVLS from the coding sequence ATGCCCGAGGCGCTCGAGATGACCTGTGCGTCTGGGAATCAGCTGGCGGAGACCTCTCGCTGCCGGGTGCTTGAGTCGCGGGCGATGGGTCGGTTCGTACTGCTGCGCTTGCAGGCCCCGCGCATCGCTGCTTGCGCCTCTCCGGGGCAGTTCGTGATGGTCGACGTGCCAGACGGGGACTTCCATCTTCGTCGTCCGGTCTCGCTGTTCAGTGTGCACGACGAGCGCATCACCCTTCTGATCGAGGTGCGGGGAGTGGGTACGGCTCGCCTGGCGCAGCTCGCGGCCGGCGCCTCGGTGAGTCTCGCTGGTCCCCTCGGCAGTGGCTTTCCGCTGGAGGGCGTGACGACGGCGCTGCTGATCGGCGGCGGGATCGGTTGTGCGCCGCTGCAGTACCTTGGTGACGCACTTGTCGCGCGCGGCGTGGCAGTGTCGGCCGCCTTCGGAGTGCGTGACGCGCAGGTGGCCGAGCTCCTGCACGCCTTCGACGTCCCTCGTCTCGTCGTGGCCAGCGAAGACGGCAGCGTGGGCGTGCGCGGAACGGTGATCGACGCGCTCGCGACGATGGACGTGCCGGCGGAGACGGTCGTGTACTCGTGCGGACCGTCCGGCATGATCCGCGCCGTGCGCGACTGGTGCGCCGCACGGCACCTCGAAGGCTATGCCTCGCTCGAGGCCCACATGGCCTGCGGCACCGGGGCGTGCCACGGGTGTGTCGTCGAGACCGCACGCGGCCGCCTGCGTGTTTGCGCCGAAGGTCCCGTCTTCCCGCTCGGCGAGGTGCTGTCGTGA
- a CDS encoding dihydroorotase, translating into MERTWCKQGPGADLLIKGGRVVDPASGLDAVRDVLVRDGAITEVGEQVAAPDGVRVIDAAGQLVLPGFIDLHTHLRTPGHEDAEDLVTGTRAAAAGGYVAIFAMANTNPVIDNAILLRGLIDKAKDEAVVPLGFFASVTCGLAGEQLTEMGEIGAAGAVAFSDDGRPLATAALTRRALQYVKVSGRFIAVHAQDDSLMKGGQMHESPVSARLGLTGIPSLCESLDVSRTLDIAEYEDARVHIQHVSAEASVAAIARAKAAGVQVTAEATPHHLTLTDKAIESLDPNYKMNPPLRAESDRAALVAALKSGVIDCVATDHAPHVAEDKDVPYEEAPFGIIGLETAFSVLYRDLVQSGELDLLTVVDRMSTAPARIAGMPAPSIQAGAVANLCVVAPEESWTVSKDGMQSRAFNSAWLGEELPARVKLTLAAGQLAWDDLK; encoded by the coding sequence ATGGAGCGGACGTGGTGCAAGCAAGGCCCTGGGGCAGACTTGCTCATCAAGGGCGGGCGCGTCGTCGATCCGGCGTCGGGTCTCGACGCCGTGCGCGATGTGCTCGTGCGCGACGGCGCCATCACTGAGGTGGGCGAGCAGGTCGCGGCGCCAGACGGCGTGCGTGTCATCGACGCGGCCGGCCAGCTCGTCTTGCCAGGCTTCATCGACCTCCATACTCATCTGCGCACGCCCGGTCACGAGGACGCCGAGGATCTTGTGACGGGGACGCGTGCAGCGGCCGCCGGCGGTTACGTCGCCATCTTCGCCATGGCGAATACGAACCCAGTGATCGACAACGCGATCCTTCTCCGCGGTCTCATCGACAAGGCGAAGGACGAGGCGGTGGTGCCGCTGGGCTTCTTCGCCTCGGTGACGTGTGGTCTGGCCGGCGAGCAGCTCACCGAGATGGGCGAGATCGGCGCCGCCGGCGCGGTTGCCTTCAGCGACGACGGCCGTCCGCTGGCGACTGCAGCGCTCACGCGGCGAGCTCTTCAGTACGTGAAGGTCAGCGGTCGTTTCATCGCCGTTCACGCTCAGGACGATTCGCTGATGAAGGGCGGCCAGATGCACGAGTCGCCCGTGTCGGCACGGCTTGGCCTCACCGGCATCCCCTCGCTCTGCGAGAGCCTCGACGTTTCGCGGACGCTCGACATTGCCGAGTACGAAGACGCACGCGTGCACATTCAGCACGTCAGCGCCGAGGCGTCGGTGGCGGCGATTGCGCGTGCCAAGGCGGCCGGGGTTCAAGTGACGGCAGAGGCTACGCCGCATCACCTTACGCTCACGGACAAGGCGATTGAGTCTCTCGATCCAAACTACAAGATGAATCCGCCGCTGCGCGCCGAGAGCGATCGTGCAGCGTTGGTCGCGGCGCTCAAGAGCGGCGTCATCGACTGCGTGGCGACTGATCATGCGCCGCACGTTGCCGAAGACAAGGATGTGCCGTACGAAGAGGCGCCCTTCGGCATCATCGGCCTCGAGACCGCCTTCAGCGTGCTGTATCGCGACCTCGTGCAGAGCGGAGAGCTCGATCTCCTCACGGTCGTCGATCGCATGAGCACCGCTCCGGCACGTATCGCCGGGATGCCGGCGCCGAGTATCCAGGCAGGCGCCGTCGCCAACTTGTGCGTCGTCGCTCCCGAGGAGTCGTGGACGGTGTCTAAGGACGGCATGCAGTCGCGTGCCTTCAACTCAGCGTGGCTCGGCGAGGAGTTGCCGGCGAGGGTCAAGCTCACGTTGGCCGCCGGCCAGTTGGCCTGGGACGATCTGAAGTAG
- a CDS encoding aspartate carbamoyltransferase catalytic subunit, translating into MAKRDLISIEDLSRHDVDLLLDTAESFLPILERDIKKVPTLRGRTIINLFWEASTRTSSSFDLAAKRLSADTLALKASGSAVEKGETLKDTAITLSAYAPDIIVMRHHSAGACQTLSANTPASVINAGDGKHQHPTQCLLDLFSMRQNLGRDLEGLNVFIVGDILHSRVARSDIMGFKMLGMNVTLVAPPTLMPRGIEEMGVNVEYDLTNLKDADVIYLLRIQRERIKAGANYLPSLREYSNLWGISQARLRPGQRVMHPGPINRGVEIASDIADDDENLIAHQVFSGLAVRMAVLYRTIDGYSDRAAGEEL; encoded by the coding sequence ATGGCGAAGCGTGACCTGATCTCGATCGAAGACCTGTCGCGGCACGACGTCGACTTGCTGCTCGACACGGCGGAGAGCTTCTTGCCGATTCTCGAGCGCGACATCAAGAAGGTGCCAACGCTGCGCGGGCGTACGATCATCAATCTCTTCTGGGAGGCATCGACACGCACCTCGTCGAGCTTCGACTTGGCGGCCAAGCGGCTCTCCGCCGACACCCTGGCGCTCAAGGCCAGCGGCTCGGCGGTCGAGAAAGGCGAGACGCTCAAGGACACGGCGATCACCCTCTCAGCCTATGCGCCCGACATCATCGTCATGCGCCACCACTCCGCCGGCGCCTGCCAGACGCTGTCCGCGAACACGCCTGCCAGCGTCATCAACGCCGGCGATGGCAAGCACCAACACCCGACTCAGTGCCTCCTCGATCTCTTCAGCATGCGGCAGAACCTGGGCCGCGATCTGGAAGGTCTCAACGTCTTCATCGTCGGCGACATCCTGCATAGCCGCGTGGCTCGCAGCGATATCATGGGCTTCAAGATGCTCGGCATGAACGTCACGCTCGTTGCTCCGCCGACGCTCATGCCGCGTGGCATCGAAGAGATGGGTGTCAACGTCGAGTACGACCTCACCAATCTCAAGGACGCCGACGTCATCTATCTCCTCCGCATCCAGCGCGAGCGCATCAAGGCGGGTGCCAACTACCTCCCCTCGCTGCGTGAGTACAGCAACCTCTGGGGCATCTCCCAGGCGCGCTTGCGTCCCGGCCAGCGGGTCATGCACCCCGGGCCCATCAATCGTGGCGTCGAAATCGCCTCAGACATCGCCGACGACGACGAGAACCTCATCGCGCACCAGGTCTTCAGCGGCCTTGCCGTGCGCATGGCGGTGCTGTACAGGACGATCGACGGCTACAGTGATCGTGCCGCTGGAGAGGAGCTGTAA